In Lacrimispora indolis DSM 755, a genomic segment contains:
- a CDS encoding trigger factor: MNKYRKLWVLLREKLTDYENNEKDPEDKEIYHFVLTEMAQMEAAEFLED; the protein is encoded by the coding sequence ATGAATAAGTATCGTAAGCTCTGGGTTCTTCTCAGGGAAAAACTGACTGATTATGAAAACAATGAGAAGGATCCGGAGGACAAGGAAATCTATCATTTTGTACTAACTGAGATGGCCCAGATGGAGGCTGCAGAGTTTTTGGAGGATTAA